CCAGATCAGCCTGGATCTGATCTATGGCACGCCCGGCGAGCGGCCGCAGGATTGGCAGGCCAGTCTGGACGCGGTCATTGCCGCAGATCCCGATCATGTCTCTGCCTACGCTCTGGTCATCGAGCCCGGCACCGCGATGGCGCGCCGGGTGGCCCACGGCGAGATCCCACCGACCGACGACGATCGGCAGGCCGACTACTATCTGATGGCCGAGAACCGGCTGAAAGCGGCCGGCTACGAGAACTACGAAGTGAGTAACTGGGCGCGTGATCGCTCCCACCGGGCGCGTCACAATCTTGCCTACTGGCGGGGCGACAACTGGTGGGGGGTGGGCCCGGGCGCGCACTCCCATGTCGGCGGGGTGCGCTGGTGGAATCTGCGGCATCCGGCGCGTTATGCAGCTGCGCTGGAGGCTGGCCACAGCCCCGCCCAGGCCCGTGAGGTGTTGGACGCGGACACCCGCCGGATCGAGCGGGTGCTGCTCGAACTGCGGATCTCCGACGGGTTGTCAGTCGAGGTCCTGACGGCCAGCGAACGTGGTCGGTTGCCCGCGCTTGCCGCTCGTGGCCTGATCGAGCGGGAGGACGAGCGCATCAGGCTGACGCTGGATGGCCGGCTGCTGGCCGATGCGGTCATCAGAGACCTGCTGGATTGAGACCGCGTTTGTTCGCGCGTCCTGTCCGGATCCGGGCGCCCGGGCTACTAGCCTTCCGCAGGTGGGACTCTCCAATGATCGCTATGGCCGTGACGTGCTCGACCCGAGGGCAGCGCGCAACCGGCGTCCGCAAACCAAGGACATCCCGATGCGACTCGGGATGGTGGTCGAGGACCCGGGGTCCGGATTCGTCGGGGAGATCATGGGCTGGGAGAACGGCCTGGTGATCCTGGAGGATCGCCGGGGAAAACGACGCAGCTTCCCGGTCGGCCCCGGGTTCTGGCTCGACGGCAAGCCGGTTGCGCTGCGGATTCCGCCCCGTACCGGGTCCACCAGGCGCTACACCGCCTCGGGCGCCCGGGCTGTGCCGGAGGGCAAGGCCAAGGTGGCGCTGCCCAGCCGCATCTACGTCGAGGGTCGCCACGACGCCGAACTCGTCGAGAAGATCTGGGGCGGCGATCTGCGCCACGTCGGGGTGGTCGTCGAATACCTGGGCGGCATCGACGATCTGGTCGCGATCGTGGCCGAGTTTCAGCCCGAGCCCGGACGCCGGCTAGGCGTGCTGGTCGACCATCTGGTCAGCGGCAGCAAGGAGACCCGGATCGCCCAGCAGGTCGCCCACGGTGGCTACGGCGACGTCGTCCAGATCACCGGGCACCGGTTCATCGACATCTGGCAGGCGATCAAACCTGAGGTCATCGGCATCAAGGCTTGGCCGCAGGTGCCCCGCGATGTCGATTTCAAGAAGGGCACGCTGGCCGCGCTCGGCCTGCCGCACTCCGATCAGACCGACATCGCGCATGCCTGGCAGTCGATGCTCGGGCGGGTGCACACCTTCCGCGATCTGGATCCGGACTTCAATCGCGAGGTCGAAAAGCTCATTGACTTCGTCACTCAGGACCATCTGGATGAGATCGGCTGACCATGTCGCATTGCGGTCGGCTGGATCAAGCCGAGCCGACCAGCCGCGAGTTACGTTATCGTCGACCTTATGACCGAAAACGGAGCTGAGCAGATTACCCCAGCCGGGGGCGAGTCTAACCACACCAGTTGTCAGAAGACCCCCACCCCACCCACTCGAAGTGAGCAGGCGCCCGCTGCCGATCCTCGCGACGAGCAGACCCCCTCTGCCGAGGATGAGACGCTGCCCGTTGAGGACGACCAGGCGCAGCCCGAGGACACCCCGACCGCCGGTGCTGAGCCGCAAGAAGCTGAGCCGCAGGAAGCCGAGGATCAGCCTGCCGAGATCCAGGCTGAGGATGCCCAGCCCGTGGACGCCGGGGATACCCAGACCGTGGACGCCGAGGACCAGCCCGAGGGCGTCCAGGTTCAGCCTGCCGACGTCCAGCCAGACGAAGAGGAGCAGCCCGCACCTCCCGAAGACGCGCAGACAACTCCCGAGGACGCGCAGGCCTCTACCGAGGATGAGTCGGCCCCTACCGAGGAGCCGTCCCCGCCCGCCCAGCGCGCGAAGACGCTGCCCGTCGAGGGCGTGCGGCCGCTGTCCAATGAAGGCGAGCACGCACCTGCAGCCGAGGGCGTCCAGACGCTGCCCCCCGAGGGTGAGGAAGTGCTGTCCGTCGAAGATGTGAAGACGTTGTCCCACGAGGACGTGGAGGCGCTGTCCGAGCAGAAGCTGACAACCCCGGCCGACCGCCCCTACGTGCCGCCCGCACAGGACGATTCGGTCACGGCGTTCGCCCCCGAGATGTGGGAGCTCGGCGGCTGGCCGCTGGGAGCCACCTTCGACGCCCAAAAGAACATGACATCGTTCGCTGTCTATGCCCCGAAAGCGACGCGAGTAGCGATCGAACTGTATGACGAGGAGATCGGGGCCGACGCCACCCACCGGTTCGATGCGGTCAAGGGGGAGGACGGTGCGTGGCGCAGCCAGCTGGTCGGCGTGGTGGCCGGACAGCTCTACGGCTATCGCGTCTGGGGCACCAACTGGGATGTGGACCCCGACTGGCAGCCGGGTTCCCTGGCCGGTTTCATCTCCGATCGGGATTCGGAGGGCAACCATTTCAATCCCAACAAGCTGCTGCTCGACCCCTATGCCCGGGAGATCAGCCATGTCCCGCTCAGCCCCCGCATCCTGAAGGCCGGAGCCGACCGGGGCGTGTTCGCCACCGGCGGCGGCGACTACCACGGCAGGGTGCGCCGCAGCGTCGATTCCGGCCGGTTCACCCCGAAGGGCGTGGTCATCAGCGACAACACCGGTACGGGGGAGGCGCCGAATCGTCCCGCTCAAGATGTGACGATCTATGAGGGTCACATCAAGAACCTCACCATGCATCCGTCGGCAGCCAAGCTCGGCGATCTGCTGGCCGGCGAGGAACTGTTCGACGACGTGCGCAATCTCCCCGATGAGCTGCGGGGCACCTACGCCGGTGCGGCCTACCTCGCGCCTTACCTCAAGGGCCTCGGCTTCACCACGCTCGAGCTGCTCCCGGTGCACGAGACCGACTCCGATCAGGTGGGTGCGGTCAATGGCACCACCAACTTCTGGGGCTACCAGACGATCGGTTTCTTCGCGCCGAACCGCGACTATGCCCATGACAAGTCGCCGGGCGGCCCGACCCGTGAGTTCAAGGAAATGGTGCGGACGTTCCACGAGCACGACGTCGAGGTCTACCTCGACGTGGTCTTCAACCACACCGCCGAGGGCGGAAACTGGGACCACGACATCGATTCGGCGGCGTTCACCAGCTTCGGCGGATTCGCGACCACGCACTACTACGATCTGACCTCCGACGGGTACATCGTCGACGGGGCTACCGGGTCGTCCAACCAGACGAACTTCTCGACCCGGGCGATGTGCGATGTCGTGATGAATTCGCTCATCTACTGGCATGACGTCATGGGCGTGGACGGCTTCCGGTTCGATCTGGCCACCGTGCTCGGACGCTTCCCGTCAGCATCGGACAAAGAGGACTGGGGCGGCAGGCGGCGCTTCTTCAACGCCCACCCGCTGTTGCGGGAGGTCGTCGACTGGGCCGATGATCGCGGTATCGAGGTCATCGCCGAGGCCTGGGATCTGTGGGGATATGAGGTCGGTAATTTCCCGTCCGGGTGGGGAGAATGGAACGGCCGTTTCCGCGATGCGGTGCGCCACTACCTGAAAGGCGACGGCAATACCCGCGCGTTCATCGAACTGTTCAACGGCGACTGGCTGCATTTCAACGACAATGCCGGTCCGCAGAAGTCCATCAATTTCGTAACTGCCCATGATGGTTTCACCATGTTCGACCTGGTCAGCTTCAATGAGCCGATCAACGACCAGCCCTTCCCCTTCGGACCCTCGGACGGCGGAAGTCCGCAGAACAACTCCTGGGACTCGGGCGGCGATCAGGCGCTGCGGCGCACCCGGTGGCGCAACAACTGGGTGACGCTGATGTGCGCACGCGGCGTCCCGATGGTGGTCAGCGGGGACGAGTACGGCCGCACCCAGAACGGAAACAACAATCCGTGGAATCTCAACACCATCGGGATGTGGAACAACTGGGCCCAGCTGTCGTCCAATACCCCCACCCGGCTGCCGGTCGACCCCGACAATCCGGAGCTGGCGTCCTATTTCGATGTGGTGGGCGAATGCGATTCAGCGCCGAATGTCAACCCGATGTTCCGGTTTGCCCGGTTCACCGCTCGGCTGCGCGCATTGGATGTGACCTTGCGCCAGAAGACCTGGGGTTCGGGAAAACTGGATTCCGACAACGTGAGCTACCTGTACTATTGCCCCGACCTTTCACGGGAACCCGGCTTGACCGACCGGCAATTGACGGTGCTGATCAACGGCGCCGGTGTGGGTGGCACCGATTACCTGGTCATGATCAATATGTACACGTCGCCGGCGGTGTTCAAGGTGCCGGACTCCACCGAGATCTCGCGCCGCGACCTCAAGTGGCACCGCCTCATCGACACCGCTCCGTGGGCCGAATCGGTCGGCAACTGCTGGCCGCCGGCCGATGGGGACGTGATTGAAGGCAGCTATACCGTAGAGCCGTGGTCGATCGCGGTCCTGGCAGCGGCGTCCGATCAATCGCCCGTTTTCGACTACCGGGGTTTCCCTGCTCGCCGCCGTCGGCGGTTGGACGCTGCCGCGCTGGCTGAATAGGCGGTGAGGAATGGTAGACACGCACGACGACATACTCGAACTGATGGTCGAGGTCGCCGATCGGGTGATCCGGCCCGGGTTCCGGGCGCTGAGTGGCAACGACATCGACGAGAAATCGCCGGGTGACTACGTCACCGTGGCCGATCGGGAATCCGAGAAGTTGCTGACCGCCGCGCTGCTGGCGCGCAATCCTGGCTGCCTGGTGGTGGGGGAGGAAGCCAGCTACGCCGATCCCTCGATTCGCGAGGGCCTGGGCGTGGCCGACCTCGCGTACACCGTCGACCCGGTCGATGGCACCGGCAACTTCGTCAAGGGATCGCCCGACTATGCCGTGATGATCGCCGAGATCCGTCGCAGCGAGGTGACGCGCTCGTGGATCTGGCAGCCCGAGGCGGGACGCGCCTATGTGGCCGAGCGCGGTGCGGGGGTGACCTGTAACGGTGAGCCGATGACCAGGGTCGAGGCACACCGCCCGGCGCGCGCCGGCGGAGCCAGCAGGGTCTGGCAGTGCTTCGATTC
The Brooklawnia propionicigenes DNA segment above includes these coding regions:
- the hemW gene encoding radical SAM family heme chaperone HemW translates to MPSAPPPGDPAPADGALPASALREVTGRPLSFYVHVPFCRVRCGYCDFNTYTADQLGPGGGPDAWLAAVHSEIDLAARVLGEQAPEVSTVFFGGGTPTLLRPSQLTEVLAHIAGRFGLRPGAEVTTEANPETIGPAELDALLVGGINRLSLGMQSAVPHVLATLDRVHTPGRALELVGLARQAGFGQISLDLIYGTPGERPQDWQASLDAVIAADPDHVSAYALVIEPGTAMARRVAHGEIPPTDDDRQADYYLMAENRLKAAGYENYEVSNWARDRSHRARHNLAYWRGDNWWGVGPGAHSHVGGVRWWNLRHPARYAAALEAGHSPAQAREVLDADTRRIERVLLELRISDGLSVEVLTASERGRLPALAARGLIEREDERIRLTLDGRLLADAVIRDLLD
- a CDS encoding DUF3097 domain-containing protein; the protein is MGLSNDRYGRDVLDPRAARNRRPQTKDIPMRLGMVVEDPGSGFVGEIMGWENGLVILEDRRGKRRSFPVGPGFWLDGKPVALRIPPRTGSTRRYTASGARAVPEGKAKVALPSRIYVEGRHDAELVEKIWGGDLRHVGVVVEYLGGIDDLVAIVAEFQPEPGRRLGVLVDHLVSGSKETRIAQQVAHGGYGDVVQITGHRFIDIWQAIKPEVIGIKAWPQVPRDVDFKKGTLAALGLPHSDQTDIAHAWQSMLGRVHTFRDLDPDFNREVEKLIDFVTQDHLDEIG
- a CDS encoding inositol monophosphatase family protein, whose amino-acid sequence is MVDTHDDILELMVEVADRVIRPGFRALSGNDIDEKSPGDYVTVADRESEKLLTAALLARNPGCLVVGEEASYADPSIREGLGVADLAYTVDPVDGTGNFVKGSPDYAVMIAEIRRSEVTRSWIWQPEAGRAYVAERGAGVTCNGEPMTRVEAHRPARAGGASRVWQCFDSADGFAEPVGSNFCAGFDYPQLLRGEADFFVYRRPMPWDHLPGLLMVRELGGATVQVDGRGYGPGSQRVQAICASTDAGLADDVAGRWDPPEAH
- a CDS encoding alpha-amylase family glycosyl hydrolase; the encoded protein is MTENGAEQITPAGGESNHTSCQKTPTPPTRSEQAPAADPRDEQTPSAEDETLPVEDDQAQPEDTPTAGAEPQEAEPQEAEDQPAEIQAEDAQPVDAGDTQTVDAEDQPEGVQVQPADVQPDEEEQPAPPEDAQTTPEDAQASTEDESAPTEEPSPPAQRAKTLPVEGVRPLSNEGEHAPAAEGVQTLPPEGEEVLSVEDVKTLSHEDVEALSEQKLTTPADRPYVPPAQDDSVTAFAPEMWELGGWPLGATFDAQKNMTSFAVYAPKATRVAIELYDEEIGADATHRFDAVKGEDGAWRSQLVGVVAGQLYGYRVWGTNWDVDPDWQPGSLAGFISDRDSEGNHFNPNKLLLDPYAREISHVPLSPRILKAGADRGVFATGGGDYHGRVRRSVDSGRFTPKGVVISDNTGTGEAPNRPAQDVTIYEGHIKNLTMHPSAAKLGDLLAGEELFDDVRNLPDELRGTYAGAAYLAPYLKGLGFTTLELLPVHETDSDQVGAVNGTTNFWGYQTIGFFAPNRDYAHDKSPGGPTREFKEMVRTFHEHDVEVYLDVVFNHTAEGGNWDHDIDSAAFTSFGGFATTHYYDLTSDGYIVDGATGSSNQTNFSTRAMCDVVMNSLIYWHDVMGVDGFRFDLATVLGRFPSASDKEDWGGRRRFFNAHPLLREVVDWADDRGIEVIAEAWDLWGYEVGNFPSGWGEWNGRFRDAVRHYLKGDGNTRAFIELFNGDWLHFNDNAGPQKSINFVTAHDGFTMFDLVSFNEPINDQPFPFGPSDGGSPQNNSWDSGGDQALRRTRWRNNWVTLMCARGVPMVVSGDEYGRTQNGNNNPWNLNTIGMWNNWAQLSSNTPTRLPVDPDNPELASYFDVVGECDSAPNVNPMFRFARFTARLRALDVTLRQKTWGSGKLDSDNVSYLYYCPDLSREPGLTDRQLTVLINGAGVGGTDYLVMINMYTSPAVFKVPDSTEISRRDLKWHRLIDTAPWAESVGNCWPPADGDVIEGSYTVEPWSIAVLAAASDQSPVFDYRGFPARRRRRLDAAALAE